A genome region from Myroides fluvii includes the following:
- a CDS encoding efflux RND transporter periplasmic adaptor subunit: MSKLNDIFKNNAVKYGAILLVGLLLGWLIFGGSATHEHNGEEAPTEEAAVVWTCSMHPQIKMDKPGKCPLCAMDLIPLKSAGGGDDAIDDDAIQMSKEAVALANIQTTVVGRRDAIKDLQLYGTIQVDERLQQSQTSHVNGRIEKLFINFTGESVKLGQLIATIYSPDLLNAQQELLEAQKLANFQPALLEAAKEKLRLWKMSETQINKVLSTGKASPYVSIFANTSGIVTAKNVNQGDYLTQGSVLYTIANMSKLWAVFEAYEADLPFIKEGDIAAYTLQSVPGKVYKGKISFINPILDATSRTAKIRVEVDNKDQVLKPEMYATATIQAPIKGGNGQQITIPKSAVLWTGKRSVIYVKQPNTDTPAFKMREIVLGPSLGDHYVVSTGLQEGEEIVTHGVFTVDSSAQLEGKPSMMNNNTPTVAKAEDEKHVMFTVSGNCDMCKARIEKAAKSVAGVIRATWSPKDKMLHLNFDKTKTDQQNVSKAIAAAGHDTELHKATDKAYDALPSCCLYSREQAKSTQPVNHGDHATHNQQQTTSAHPVTKEGHQGHAMLKVKGNCVMCKERIETAAKSVAGVSTATWDVNAKVLHLNFDQTKTDEKKISKVIAAAGHDTALDKAQDKTYNSLHGCCQYER; this comes from the coding sequence ATGAGTAAACTAAACGATATATTTAAAAATAACGCAGTAAAATACGGAGCTATTTTATTGGTTGGACTTCTTTTGGGCTGGTTGATATTTGGAGGATCAGCTACCCATGAACACAATGGTGAAGAAGCCCCAACAGAAGAAGCGGCAGTAGTTTGGACTTGTTCCATGCACCCCCAAATTAAAATGGACAAACCCGGTAAATGTCCGTTGTGTGCCATGGATTTAATTCCCTTGAAATCAGCTGGAGGTGGCGATGACGCAATTGACGATGATGCGATTCAGATGTCCAAAGAAGCTGTGGCTTTAGCGAATATTCAAACGACTGTAGTTGGCCGTCGAGATGCCATCAAAGACCTCCAACTCTACGGAACCATCCAAGTGGATGAGCGTTTACAGCAATCGCAAACCTCACACGTCAATGGTCGTATTGAAAAATTATTCATCAATTTCACTGGAGAATCTGTCAAACTGGGACAGTTAATTGCAACGATCTATTCACCGGACTTACTCAATGCGCAGCAAGAGCTTTTAGAAGCGCAAAAGTTGGCTAATTTCCAACCGGCGCTTCTTGAGGCGGCCAAGGAAAAGTTGAGGTTGTGGAAGATGTCTGAGACGCAAATCAACAAAGTATTGTCCACAGGTAAAGCATCGCCTTATGTGAGTATTTTTGCCAACACTAGTGGTATTGTAACGGCTAAAAATGTCAATCAAGGCGATTATCTTACGCAAGGATCGGTTTTGTATACTATCGCTAATATGAGTAAGCTTTGGGCTGTTTTTGAGGCTTATGAAGCTGATTTGCCTTTTATTAAAGAAGGAGATATCGCAGCATACACCCTTCAAAGTGTTCCTGGAAAAGTGTACAAAGGAAAAATCTCATTCATTAATCCAATTCTAGACGCCACTTCTCGGACAGCAAAAATTCGCGTGGAGGTCGACAATAAAGACCAGGTATTAAAACCAGAGATGTATGCCACTGCAACGATTCAGGCACCTATAAAAGGAGGCAATGGTCAACAAATAACCATTCCAAAGTCAGCGGTTTTATGGACGGGAAAACGCTCGGTGATTTACGTCAAACAACCCAATACAGATACGCCTGCCTTTAAAATGAGAGAGATTGTACTAGGGCCATCCTTAGGAGATCATTACGTGGTAAGTACAGGCTTACAAGAAGGAGAAGAGATTGTAACACATGGGGTATTTACCGTGGACTCTAGTGCGCAATTGGAAGGAAAACCAAGCATGATGAATAACAATACTCCGACTGTTGCAAAAGCAGAAGACGAAAAACATGTGATGTTTACTGTTTCGGGTAACTGCGATATGTGCAAGGCGCGTATTGAAAAGGCGGCAAAAAGCGTAGCAGGGGTAATCCGTGCGACATGGAGTCCGAAGGACAAGATGTTACATCTTAATTTTGACAAAACGAAAACCGATCAACAGAACGTGAGCAAAGCCATTGCTGCGGCTGGTCATGATACGGAGCTACACAAAGCTACAGATAAAGCCTACGATGCGCTACCTTCTTGTTGTCTATATAGTCGAGAGCAAGCCAAGTCAACGCAACCCGTGAATCACGGTGATCACGCTACACACAATCAGCAACAAACAACTTCAGCACACCCGGTGACCAAAGAAGGTCATCAAGGGCATGCCATGCTCAAAGTAAAAGGCAATTGTGTGATGTGTAAAGAGCGCATCGAGACCGCTGCCAAAAGTGTAGCGGGCGTTTCTACGGCTACTTGGGATGTCAATGCAAAGGTATTGCACCTCAACTTTGACCAGACTAAAACAGATGAAAAAAAGATTAGCAAAGTCATTGCCGCAGCTGGACATGACACCGCTTTGGACAAAGCGCAGGACAAAACCTACAACAGTTTACACGGGTGTTGTCAGTATGAACGCTAA
- a CDS encoding TolC family protein has translation MNKIYAILFVIGGLFPSGTTLWAQESKIDSLAYYTQLALTHNPGLKSQRLAYEAFLEKIPQAGAFEDPELSMGFYTKPMDIVGGRQVGDLTLMQMLPWFGTKKSAKKEANHMASMQMQQYREAREMVILQVHTQWYVLQKLQQQVNNAKQNKALLEQVEQLAIQKFSAPSGASASNSMATSAPTAPTSTSSSGMGGMNMGGSATANANAPTATPSSSSAMSGMSSGGSGSGMSDVLRIRLETIELENTIESLQAQIKAEKVKFNALLDQEAQADVTVSQNIEKVPFFFTDEEVQTMIEANNPMLAMLTEEGLAYRAKSEMDKKMSYPMIGVGVQYMIIGKTNDPMLAMGDMNGKDMIMPMVTLSLPIFRKKYKAQQEEGKKWWKSSEEKYKDTYNTLLASYYSFKNQVEDAARTIALLEKQTTLAETTFNLIVKEFVTGKSDLTNVIQVQRQLLDYQLKKAEAIANYNTFVASIENITATPNDL, from the coding sequence ATGAATAAGATATATGCGATACTTTTCGTTATTGGAGGATTATTTCCTTCTGGAACGACACTGTGGGCACAAGAAAGTAAAATAGATTCATTGGCCTACTACACCCAATTAGCTTTAACACATAATCCTGGATTAAAATCACAGCGCTTAGCTTATGAAGCTTTTCTTGAAAAAATTCCACAAGCGGGTGCTTTTGAAGACCCTGAGCTATCGATGGGATTTTATACGAAACCGATGGATATTGTAGGTGGGAGACAAGTTGGAGATCTTACGCTCATGCAAATGCTTCCTTGGTTTGGCACAAAGAAATCCGCCAAAAAAGAAGCCAATCACATGGCGAGTATGCAAATGCAACAATATAGAGAAGCAAGAGAGATGGTTATTTTACAGGTGCATACCCAATGGTATGTCCTTCAGAAATTGCAACAGCAAGTAAATAATGCCAAGCAAAATAAAGCACTCTTGGAGCAAGTAGAGCAATTGGCAATCCAAAAATTCTCTGCTCCTTCAGGTGCATCCGCCTCCAATAGCATGGCAACAAGTGCACCAACTGCTCCAACTAGTACAAGTAGTAGCGGTATGGGCGGAATGAATATGGGCGGTAGTGCAACAGCAAATGCGAATGCGCCTACCGCTACTCCATCTAGCAGTAGTGCCATGAGCGGCATGAGCAGTGGCGGAAGCGGTTCAGGAATGTCTGATGTATTGCGCATCCGATTGGAAACAATTGAACTTGAAAATACGATTGAAAGCCTACAAGCGCAAATCAAAGCAGAAAAAGTAAAATTCAATGCCCTCCTTGATCAAGAAGCACAAGCTGATGTAACGGTGTCTCAAAACATTGAAAAAGTACCCTTCTTTTTCACAGATGAAGAAGTTCAAACGATGATTGAAGCAAATAATCCCATGTTAGCTATGCTGACAGAAGAAGGATTGGCGTATCGCGCTAAATCAGAAATGGACAAGAAAATGAGTTATCCCATGATCGGAGTAGGCGTTCAATATATGATTATCGGAAAGACAAATGATCCCATGCTCGCTATGGGAGATATGAATGGAAAAGACATGATCATGCCCATGGTTACGCTCTCCCTTCCTATCTTCAGAAAAAAATACAAAGCCCAACAAGAAGAAGGTAAAAAATGGTGGAAATCCAGTGAGGAAAAATACAAAGACACCTATAATACGTTACTTGCTTCTTATTACAGCTTTAAAAATCAAGTGGAAGATGCGGCACGCACCATTGCATTGCTAGAAAAACAAACCACGTTGGCAGAGACAACCTTTAACCTGATCGTCAAGGAATTTGTAACAGGCAAAAGCGATTTAACGAATGTCATCCAAGTACAACGTCAGCTGTTGGATTATCAGCTAAAAAAAGCAGAAGCCATCGCCAATTACAACACATTTGTAGCTTCTATTGAAAATATTACAGCTACACCTAACGATTTATAA